A DNA window from Gillisia sp. Hel1_33_143 contains the following coding sequences:
- a CDS encoding hybrid sensor histidine kinase/response regulator: MKNTKRSITFKVIVGYILLAALAGLAVWFIYSQVVRFSKLNQSNNLNNQQLVLVSEIATELYQTENIGKQFIQSGDTLDLNRYKTQIKNIQNSIQTLRSTYADSTMKVEMDSISILLSKKSDNLEELLKLRSRNQNTSYYKEVINELQKVDPSFNEPDYDTRFANLEPHQRRVLIRLIEFSKTENNESSSSLSADSLVASVKKVLNELEQQNNAFKAVINKKENELLTNDVTLNQQLRSLLSAIELEERGASLDKVQTSQLMLNEISTIIIAVGIAFILLILFFLVLILKDVSKSQRYRLELEEAKIFTESLMKRREQFMATITHDLRSPLNTVIGYTDLMEKSGLNNKQEHYLSHLKKSSEYILHLVNDLLDLSKLEAGKMLVEKIRFNPKNLLEETFYNTLPDPAIKNLKYSVVTSENSDCEVLSDPFRLKQILSNLLTNAYKFTESGEITASLSLQKEIEDSHILIISIKDTGIGISKAKQEDIFEEFSQEHAAIEKKYGGTGLGLAITKQITSLLKGNIELTSSPGKGSEFIIRIPVTKLTNTSPGLEPAILEEVDLNGKRVLVVDDESSQLALTKELIKAKGMVCDTAINGKEALRLLKTAHYDLVLTDIQMPEMDGFELLAAIKEDKNIAGIPVIAASGRTDVNQNRYIEAGFTCNILKPYRPNDLLLNIGEIFKIELKNEASVLKKGDDNLNPRYSLSEISQFAGDDPIALNTILNAFIDSTKLNLEEILKEAEVANWERVAQISHRMLPMFKQLHADEIVIKLTDLEHKKKNVLEISFIKKVLLDVEVLLKELQKEITTT, translated from the coding sequence ATGAAGAACACAAAGAGGTCTATAACTTTTAAGGTAATTGTTGGCTATATTCTATTAGCAGCATTAGCCGGTCTCGCCGTATGGTTCATTTATTCTCAGGTTGTTAGATTTTCAAAACTAAATCAATCCAATAATCTCAACAACCAACAACTGGTTCTGGTAAGCGAAATTGCAACAGAGTTATATCAAACAGAAAATATAGGAAAGCAGTTTATTCAATCTGGAGATACCTTAGATCTTAATAGGTACAAAACACAGATCAAGAATATTCAAAACAGCATACAAACGCTAAGAAGCACGTATGCAGATTCTACAATGAAGGTAGAAATGGATAGTATTTCCATCCTTCTCTCCAAAAAAAGTGATAACCTAGAAGAATTACTTAAACTTAGATCTCGTAACCAGAACACCAGTTATTACAAGGAGGTGATCAACGAGTTGCAAAAAGTAGATCCATCTTTTAATGAGCCAGATTACGATACGAGGTTTGCCAATCTGGAGCCTCATCAAAGAAGAGTTCTAATAAGATTGATAGAGTTTTCTAAGACTGAAAACAATGAATCTTCCTCAAGCCTAAGCGCAGACTCTCTGGTTGCATCTGTTAAGAAGGTTTTAAATGAATTAGAGCAGCAAAACAATGCTTTTAAAGCAGTGATCAACAAAAAAGAGAATGAGCTCTTAACTAATGATGTCACCTTAAATCAACAACTAAGAAGTTTATTATCTGCCATAGAATTAGAAGAAAGAGGCGCTTCGTTAGATAAGGTACAAACATCTCAATTAATGCTTAATGAGATCTCTACCATAATAATAGCAGTGGGAATCGCCTTTATTTTATTGATATTATTCTTTCTAGTACTTATCTTAAAAGATGTATCTAAAAGTCAGCGTTATAGATTAGAATTAGAAGAAGCCAAAATTTTTACAGAATCTCTTATGAAAAGAAGAGAACAATTTATGGCTACCATAACTCACGATCTAAGATCTCCATTAAATACTGTTATTGGCTATACAGATCTTATGGAGAAATCTGGATTGAACAATAAACAAGAACATTATCTTTCTCATCTTAAAAAATCTTCAGAATACATTTTACACTTAGTGAATGATCTTCTAGACCTTTCTAAGTTAGAAGCAGGTAAAATGTTGGTAGAGAAGATAAGGTTCAACCCAAAGAACTTATTAGAAGAAACATTTTATAATACCCTTCCAGATCCTGCCATTAAAAATCTCAAATACAGCGTTGTGACTTCAGAGAATAGTGATTGCGAAGTATTAAGCGACCCTTTTAGATTGAAACAAATTCTTTCCAATCTTTTAACCAATGCTTATAAGTTTACAGAAAGTGGAGAAATTACCGCCTCGCTCTCACTTCAAAAAGAGATTGAAGACAGTCATATTTTAATAATATCTATTAAAGACACCGGAATTGGAATTTCAAAAGCCAAACAAGAAGACATTTTTGAAGAATTTTCACAAGAGCATGCCGCAATAGAAAAGAAGTATGGAGGTACCGGATTAGGCTTAGCAATAACAAAACAAATAACATCTTTATTAAAGGGGAATATAGAACTTACAAGTAGCCCTGGAAAAGGAAGTGAGTTTATTATAAGAATCCCTGTAACTAAACTTACCAACACCTCGCCAGGATTAGAACCTGCGATATTAGAGGAAGTAGACCTTAATGGTAAACGCGTATTGGTAGTAGATGATGAATCTTCTCAATTAGCACTTACAAAAGAATTGATAAAAGCAAAGGGAATGGTGTGTGACACAGCCATAAATGGAAAAGAAGCGCTTAGATTATTGAAGACAGCGCATTATGATCTTGTACTCACAGACATACAAATGCCAGAAATGGATGGCTTTGAACTTTTAGCAGCTATTAAAGAAGATAAGAATATTGCAGGCATTCCTGTAATTGCAGCATCTGGCAGAACAGATGTTAATCAAAACAGATATATTGAAGCTGGTTTTACTTGTAATATTTTAAAACCATATAGACCTAATGATCTGCTACTTAATATTGGGGAAATTTTTAAGATAGAACTAAAAAATGAGGCGTCTGTTTTAAAGAAAGGCGATGATAATTTAAACCCTCGCTATTCTCTATCAGAAATATCCCAATTTGCGGGGGACGATCCAATTGCTTTAAATACTATCTTAAATGCCTTTATAGATAGCACTAAGCTAAATTTAGAAGAGATCTTAAAAGAAGCGGAGGTTGCTAATTGGGAACGTGTGGCCCAAATATCACATAGAATGTTACCTATGTTTAAACAACTTCATGCAGATGAGATCGTTATTAAATTGACAGATCTAGAACATAAGAAAAAGAATGTTTTGGAGATATCTTTTATAAAAAAGGTGTTATTAGATGTAGAGGTGCTCCTGAAAGAGCTTCAAAAAGAGATTACTACAACTTAA
- a CDS encoding sensor histidine kinase: MNFSDERNLARWFIIVSSLLIVVLILWNTSIFFERLKQDERDKMEVWTAAQAFLDKASDDTDIDLTLHILNNNTSIPTIWVDENEKIIDGLNIDSEVRDDPKKIQQYLNQLKDENEPIEMVLGANRIHRIYYGDSPLLTKIKYYPIALLLIIFLFIGVVYFFYTTSKTSEQNKLWAGMAKETAHQIGTPLSSLIGWTEILKAEKINKEYIDEIEKDVDRLRTITERFSKIGSAPILSRTEMVQATKDSFIYLQIRSSRLIDFQISTPHSPIYVNLNESLYSWTIENLVKNAIDAMRGKGALKIEIKQDLHWVYIYVKDTGKGIPKSKYKMIFEPGYTSKKRGWGLGLSLAKRIIEEYHLGKIKVFSSEINKGTTFQIALKKIA, encoded by the coding sequence ATGAATTTTTCAGACGAACGAAACCTAGCCCGTTGGTTCATCATTGTTTCATCTTTACTTATAGTGGTTCTAATTTTATGGAACACGTCTATTTTCTTTGAACGTCTAAAGCAAGATGAACGAGACAAAATGGAAGTGTGGACCGCTGCTCAGGCTTTTCTAGATAAAGCAAGTGATGATACAGACATAGACCTAACGCTACACATCTTAAATAATAACACGAGCATTCCTACAATTTGGGTGGATGAAAATGAGAAGATCATAGACGGACTTAATATAGATTCTGAAGTTAGAGATGATCCTAAGAAAATACAGCAATATCTCAATCAACTAAAAGATGAGAACGAACCTATAGAAATGGTACTTGGAGCCAATAGAATTCATCGTATTTATTACGGAGATTCTCCATTGCTTACCAAGATCAAATATTATCCTATTGCCTTGCTCCTCATTATCTTCTTATTTATAGGGGTAGTTTATTTTTTCTACACTACTTCAAAAACCAGCGAACAGAACAAGCTATGGGCCGGAATGGCAAAAGAAACTGCACACCAGATTGGTACACCCCTCTCTTCATTAATTGGATGGACAGAAATTTTGAAAGCAGAAAAAATTAATAAGGAGTATATAGACGAAATTGAAAAAGATGTAGATAGATTAAGAACAATTACAGAAAGATTTTCTAAGATAGGATCTGCACCAATTCTCTCCAGAACTGAGATGGTCCAAGCTACAAAAGATAGTTTTATCTACTTACAAATAAGAAGTTCCAGATTGATTGATTTTCAAATAAGTACCCCACATTCTCCTATTTATGTAAACCTAAATGAATCTTTATACAGCTGGACCATAGAGAATTTAGTTAAGAATGCCATAGATGCCATGCGCGGAAAGGGTGCTTTAAAAATAGAGATAAAGCAAGACCTACATTGGGTCTATATCTATGTGAAAGATACTGGTAAAGGTATTCCTAAAAGTAAATATAAAATGATCTTTGAACCGGGCTATACATCCAAAAAACGAGGCTGGGGCCTAGGTCTCTCTTTAGCTAAACGTATCATAGAAGAATATCATTTAGGTAAAATAAAGGTTTTTAGCAGCGAGATTAATAAAGGAACAACCTTTCAAATTGCGCTCAAAAAGATCGCATAA
- the arfB gene encoding alternative ribosome rescue aminoacyl-tRNA hydrolase ArfB: MANLDQLVQELSFKAVRSSGAGGQHVNKTSSKIILSLDLENSQAFSEEEKSQVLKKLSSRLTIAGELILESQGSRSQHRNKEEAISRLLDIIKDALKKPKPRKKTRPTKASKLKRLREKKIRSEKKGNRQKPSV; encoded by the coding sequence ATGGCCAACTTAGACCAACTAGTTCAGGAATTAAGTTTTAAAGCAGTGAGAAGTTCGGGTGCGGGAGGGCAACATGTTAATAAAACATCTTCGAAAATTATTTTATCTCTAGATCTTGAAAATTCTCAGGCATTTTCTGAAGAGGAAAAATCTCAGGTTTTAAAGAAGTTATCTTCCAGACTTACGATTGCCGGAGAGCTAATTTTAGAAAGTCAAGGTAGTAGAAGTCAGCATAGAAATAAAGAGGAAGCTATCTCAAGGCTGCTGGATATAATTAAAGATGCTCTTAAAAAACCTAAACCTAGAAAAAAGACCCGACCTACCAAAGCTTCAAAATTAAAGAGATTAAGAGAAAAGAAGATAAGATCTGAGAAGAAAGGGAATCGTCAAAAACCCTCCGTTTAA
- a CDS encoding HIT family protein: protein MSTIFTKIINGEIPSYKVAETDKFLAFLDVNPNAKGHTLCIPKKEVNKIFDLDKDTYSELMEFSRQVAIGLEKTVSCKRVGMAVIGLEVPHVHVHLIPLNKMTEMDFSHKVTLSSEEMDELADAIKGNI, encoded by the coding sequence ATGTCTACAATATTCACAAAGATCATTAATGGGGAGATTCCTTCTTATAAAGTTGCAGAAACAGATAAATTTCTAGCTTTCTTAGATGTAAATCCGAATGCGAAAGGACATACCCTTTGTATTCCAAAGAAAGAGGTGAACAAGATATTTGATCTTGACAAGGATACCTATTCAGAATTAATGGAATTCTCTAGGCAAGTTGCTATAGGCTTGGAAAAAACTGTGTCTTGCAAAAGAGTTGGGATGGCGGTAATTGGTCTGGAAGTTCCTCATGTACACGTACACCTTATCCCTTTAAATAAAATGACCGAGATGGACTTCAGTCATAAAGTTACTTTATCTTCAGAAGAGATGGATGAGCTTGCAGATGCTATTAAAGGGAATATATAA
- a CDS encoding TonB-dependent receptor produces the protein MKKIIFVAALILISIQAFSQDYILKGKITANNKAIEGVSVMALGENVGTQTDAQGNYSISLKEGSYTFLFTYGNSRTVEVLLDKNTTIDVDLSKAAEVLDEVFLSALRVNAQSPITYSNLSNEEIEDRNLGQDIPVLMSYMPNVVTTSDAGAGVGYTGIRVRGSDATRVNVTINGVPYNDSESQGTFWVNLPDFASSVENIQLQRGVGTSTNGAGAFGASLNILTDGYSTAANAETSHSFGSYNTRKHTVKFSTGLINDHWEIAGRASQIKSDGYIDRASSDLKSYFLQAAYVNNNTLIKALMFGGTEKTYQAWYGIDGETLSSNRTFNPAGAYTSNGEDMFYDNQTDNYQQDHYQLLWNQKFDPNWSSNFALHYTKGKGYYEEFNEDASLNEFGLQNFMADGMEITTSDLVGRKWLDNDFYGASFNLNYQNSKLDLDLGGGLNRYEGDHFGDVIYTRFAKNGEPSEHYYFNDAVKTDFNIYSKANFAITEKLAAYVDLQIRTIDYETDGLLDGQTSFNVDDNFSFFNPKAGLTYQLNDINQFYFSYARANREPSRADYENGNPESEGLNDFELGWRYKAPKVQINTNVYLMDYQNQLVLTGGIDDEGAFVRENSGNSYRLGLEVDASIQISDKFKIRPNFSVSRNKNVDFVSNFNGELNNFGDTDISYSPEIVAGNILSYTPINNLQFSLLSKYVGDQYMSNIEAKNSKLDSYFVNDLNVQYTIGQLSVFKEVTFTVLVNNILNEKYVSNGYYYTYDVENPDLPSGVQTFDGAGYYPQATTNFLAGITLKF, from the coding sequence ATGAAAAAAATAATTTTTGTTGCAGCCTTGATCTTAATCTCTATTCAGGCTTTTTCACAAGATTACATCTTAAAAGGAAAGATCACAGCTAATAATAAAGCTATAGAAGGTGTTTCTGTAATGGCTTTAGGAGAAAATGTTGGGACTCAAACAGATGCTCAGGGAAATTACTCGATCTCCCTAAAAGAAGGAAGTTATACCTTCTTATTTACTTACGGAAATAGCAGAACTGTAGAAGTTTTGCTCGATAAGAATACAACTATAGATGTAGATCTTTCTAAAGCTGCAGAGGTTTTAGATGAGGTTTTCCTTTCTGCATTAAGAGTGAATGCTCAATCTCCAATAACCTACAGCAATTTAAGCAATGAAGAAATAGAAGATCGTAATCTAGGTCAGGATATACCAGTGTTAATGAGCTATATGCCTAACGTAGTAACAACTTCTGATGCTGGTGCCGGTGTAGGTTATACAGGGATTAGAGTTCGTGGTAGCGATGCCACCAGAGTAAATGTTACAATTAATGGGGTTCCCTATAATGATTCAGAAAGTCAGGGTACATTTTGGGTTAATTTACCAGATTTTGCATCTTCTGTAGAGAATATTCAATTGCAACGAGGCGTGGGAACATCAACAAATGGAGCGGGGGCTTTTGGAGCCAGCTTAAATATCCTTACAGATGGTTATAGTACCGCTGCCAATGCAGAAACCTCTCATAGCTTCGGGTCTTATAACACCCGAAAGCATACGGTAAAATTTAGTACAGGGTTAATAAATGATCATTGGGAAATTGCGGGCCGAGCTTCTCAAATTAAAAGTGACGGTTATATAGATCGAGCCAGTTCAGATCTTAAATCTTATTTTTTGCAAGCAGCTTACGTTAATAATAATACATTGATAAAAGCCTTGATGTTTGGAGGTACAGAAAAAACCTATCAGGCTTGGTATGGAATAGATGGTGAGACCTTAAGCTCTAATAGAACCTTTAATCCTGCAGGAGCATACACCAGTAATGGAGAGGACATGTTTTATGATAATCAAACTGATAATTATCAGCAAGATCATTATCAATTGCTATGGAATCAAAAATTTGATCCTAATTGGTCTTCCAATTTCGCTTTACATTATACCAAAGGAAAAGGTTATTATGAAGAATTTAATGAAGATGCCAGTTTAAATGAATTCGGACTTCAGAATTTTATGGCAGATGGTATGGAAATTACAACTTCAGATCTTGTAGGAAGAAAATGGTTAGACAATGATTTTTATGGAGCTTCTTTCAATTTAAATTATCAAAATAGCAAGCTAGATTTAGATCTTGGAGGAGGTTTAAATAGATATGAAGGAGATCATTTTGGAGATGTTATCTACACAAGATTTGCTAAGAATGGAGAACCAAGTGAACATTATTATTTTAATGATGCGGTTAAAACTGATTTCAATATCTACTCAAAGGCAAATTTTGCAATTACAGAGAAACTTGCTGCTTACGTAGATCTTCAAATTAGAACTATAGATTATGAAACCGATGGGTTATTAGATGGTCAGACTAGTTTTAATGTAGATGATAATTTTAGCTTTTTTAATCCAAAAGCGGGGTTAACTTATCAGCTAAATGATATCAATCAATTCTATTTCTCTTATGCAAGAGCTAATAGAGAGCCTAGTAGAGCAGATTATGAAAATGGGAATCCGGAATCAGAAGGCCTAAATGATTTTGAACTGGGTTGGAGATATAAAGCTCCAAAAGTGCAGATAAATACGAATGTCTATCTAATGGATTATCAAAATCAATTAGTGCTTACTGGCGGAATTGATGATGAAGGGGCATTTGTTAGAGAGAATAGCGGTAACAGTTATAGATTAGGTTTGGAGGTAGATGCTAGTATTCAGATCTCAGATAAGTTTAAAATTAGACCTAACTTTTCTGTTAGCAGAAATAAAAATGTAGATTTCGTTTCAAATTTTAATGGAGAATTGAACAATTTTGGAGATACAGATATTTCCTATTCTCCAGAAATAGTAGCAGGTAATATTTTAAGCTATACTCCAATAAATAATCTGCAATTTAGTTTGCTCTCTAAATATGTTGGAGATCAGTACATGAGTAATATTGAGGCTAAGAACTCTAAGTTAGATTCTTATTTTGTGAATGATCTAAATGTACAATACACCATCGGCCAACTTTCAGTTTTTAAAGAGGTTACTTTTACAGTTTTGGTAAATAATATCTTAAATGAGAAATATGTATCTAATGGATACTATTATACATATGATGTTGAGAATCCGGATCTTCCAAGTGGAGTTCAAACCTTTGATGGAGCTGGATATTATCCGCAGGCTACTACTAATTTCTTAGCTGGAATTACACTAAAATTTTAG
- the greA gene encoding transcription elongation factor GreA, producing MSKVSYYTPEGLKKLRDELNLLRDVERPKASQAIAEARDKGDLSENAEYDAAKEAQGLLELRISKMEEVVSNARIIDESQLDTSKVLVHSLVKIRNLSNKMEVKYKLVAQSEADLKTGKISVDSPIGKGLLGKKVGDTAEISVPNGTMTFEIIEITRE from the coding sequence ATGAGCAAAGTATCTTATTATACACCTGAAGGCTTAAAAAAGCTAAGAGATGAGCTTAATTTATTAAGAGATGTAGAAAGACCAAAGGCTTCTCAGGCAATTGCAGAGGCTAGAGATAAAGGAGATTTAAGTGAGAATGCAGAATATGATGCAGCAAAAGAAGCTCAGGGTTTATTAGAACTAAGGATCTCCAAGATGGAAGAAGTTGTTTCTAATGCCAGAATTATAGATGAATCTCAATTAGATACTTCTAAGGTTTTGGTACACTCTTTAGTGAAAATCAGGAATCTCTCTAATAAAATGGAAGTAAAATATAAGTTGGTAGCTCAAAGCGAAGCAGACCTTAAAACCGGGAAGATCTCTGTAGATTCTCCAATTGGTAAAGGATTGTTAGGTAAAAAAGTTGGAGATACTGCAGAAATAAGCGTTCCTAATGGAACCATGACTTTTGAAATAATAGAGATCACCAGAGAGTAA
- a CDS encoding flavin reductase family protein, with translation MLTVDPKEISTGQRHQYLLGAVGPRPIAFASTVDEEGRPNLSPFSFFNVFSANPPILIFSPARRGRDNTVKHTFLNSKATKEVVINIVNYKMVQQMSLSSTEYAEGVNEFEKAGFTMLKSNLVKPFRVAESPVQFECKITEVVELGQEGGAGNLVICEVVKMHFDEEILDENGQIDQHKIDLVARMGGNWYSRANEGMFEVPKPLSTLGIGVDEIPEYIRTSKVLTGNDLGKLGNVEALPKEEECAAFLNENDEIAKLVNAGDAEKIHLQAQLYLEKDEPAKAWKLLLANR, from the coding sequence ATGTTAACAGTAGATCCTAAAGAAATAAGTACCGGGCAAAGGCATCAATATCTATTAGGTGCAGTGGGTCCCAGGCCTATCGCATTTGCAAGTACCGTAGATGAAGAGGGAAGACCTAATTTATCACCTTTCAGTTTCTTTAATGTATTTAGTGCAAATCCACCAATTTTGATATTTTCTCCGGCTAGAAGGGGAAGAGATAATACCGTAAAACACACTTTTTTAAATTCAAAGGCCACCAAAGAAGTTGTTATTAATATTGTGAACTACAAGATGGTTCAGCAAATGTCTCTTTCCAGTACAGAATATGCAGAAGGAGTAAATGAATTTGAAAAAGCTGGATTTACCATGTTAAAGTCAAACTTAGTTAAACCTTTCAGGGTGGCAGAGTCTCCGGTGCAATTTGAATGTAAGATCACAGAAGTTGTAGAATTAGGGCAAGAAGGAGGAGCAGGAAACTTAGTGATCTGTGAAGTGGTTAAAATGCATTTTGATGAAGAGATTTTAGATGAAAACGGTCAAATAGATCAGCATAAAATAGATCTTGTTGCAAGAATGGGTGGTAATTGGTATTCAAGAGCTAACGAGGGAATGTTTGAGGTACCTAAACCTTTATCTACACTAGGAATTGGAGTAGATGAAATTCCTGAGTATATTAGAACAAGTAAAGTTCTTACCGGAAATGATCTTGGTAAACTTGGGAATGTTGAGGCATTGCCAAAGGAAGAAGAATGTGCTGCTTTTTTAAATGAAAATGACGAAATTGCCAAATTAGTGAATGCTGGTGATGCTGAAAAGATTCACTTACAGGCACAATTATATTTAGAGAAAGACGAACCGGCAAAGGCCTGGAAATTATTATTAGCA
- a CDS encoding sigma-54-dependent transcriptional regulator, producing the protein MVAILIVEDDIAFATMLKTFLDKKGFNATAVFSATEALKLIGAQKFDLILTDMRLPDKDGLEILKEAKSKDASTQVIVMTNYAEINMAVKAMKDGAFDYVSKPFQPETILQTINNALNQRSADQEIAPSAPRNKSPKKSKERIEEQSIEFIKSVSDAATKLNDYIDLVAPTNMSVLIMGESGTGKEQVAKTIHDKSKRQGKPFIAVDCGAIPKEIASSEFFGHLKGSFTGAIQDKTGHFEAANGGTLFLDEIGNLGYELQVQLLRALQERKIKPVGGNTEIKVDIRVVTATNEDLSQAVKEGNFREDLYHRLNEFTIKVPALRERTEDLILFAEYFLDEANIELEKEVLGFSEDTLEAFQRYAWPGNLRELKNTVKRAVLLTKSNEIPLQVLPHEIATATKEKETYSLFKSKNEETLILEALEKSNGNKSKAARILSIDRKTLYNKLKQYDIKL; encoded by the coding sequence ATGGTAGCAATTCTTATAGTGGAAGACGATATAGCATTTGCTACAATGCTAAAAACCTTTTTAGATAAAAAAGGGTTCAATGCAACTGCGGTTTTCTCTGCTACAGAAGCCCTAAAATTAATAGGAGCGCAAAAGTTTGATTTGATCTTAACAGATATGAGATTGCCAGACAAAGATGGTCTTGAGATCTTAAAAGAAGCTAAATCTAAAGATGCTTCTACGCAAGTAATTGTTATGACAAATTACGCCGAGATCAATATGGCTGTAAAAGCCATGAAAGATGGAGCTTTTGATTATGTTTCTAAGCCCTTTCAACCAGAAACAATTCTACAAACTATCAATAATGCTTTGAATCAAAGATCTGCAGATCAGGAAATAGCTCCAAGTGCTCCAAGGAATAAATCTCCTAAAAAATCTAAGGAAAGAATAGAGGAGCAGTCTATAGAATTTATAAAGAGTGTAAGTGATGCTGCAACAAAACTTAATGATTATATAGACCTGGTGGCGCCAACAAATATGTCTGTGCTAATAATGGGTGAAAGTGGTACCGGAAAAGAACAGGTAGCAAAGACCATTCATGATAAAAGCAAGCGCCAGGGAAAACCATTTATTGCGGTAGATTGTGGTGCTATTCCAAAGGAGATTGCATCAAGCGAATTTTTCGGACATTTAAAAGGATCTTTTACTGGAGCAATTCAAGATAAAACTGGTCATTTTGAGGCTGCCAATGGAGGCACCTTGTTTTTAGATGAAATTGGAAATCTTGGATATGAACTACAAGTACAATTATTAAGAGCTCTTCAAGAAAGAAAGATAAAACCTGTTGGAGGTAATACAGAGATTAAAGTAGATATTAGAGTTGTTACTGCTACCAATGAAGATCTTTCTCAAGCGGTTAAGGAAGGTAATTTTAGAGAAGACCTTTACCATAGATTAAATGAATTTACCATAAAGGTGCCGGCTCTGCGAGAGCGCACAGAAGATCTTATACTTTTTGCAGAGTATTTTTTAGATGAAGCTAATATAGAATTAGAAAAAGAAGTATTGGGCTTTAGTGAAGATACCTTAGAAGCCTTCCAGCGATACGCTTGGCCTGGAAACCTGCGAGAGCTAAAGAACACAGTTAAAAGAGCTGTGCTTCTTACTAAAAGCAACGAGATTCCATTACAGGTGCTGCCGCATGAAATTGCTACAGCTACAAAGGAGAAAGAAACTTATAGCTTATTTAAAAGCAAGAATGAAGAAACTTTAATCTTGGAAGCATTAGAAAAGTCTAATGGGAACAAAAGTAAGGCTGCAAGAATTTTATCCATAGATAGAAAAACGCTTTACAATAAGTTAAAGCAATATGATATTAAGTTGTAG
- a CDS encoding acyl-CoA thioesterase — translation MDDLSLYKLSLEIRIDWSDLDMYKHVNNLTFLRFMQSGRVKFWEATGLSSMFETTNKGPMLVSSHCDFQKSLYYPGKAIIKTRLDYIKNSSFGVEHLILNEDLEICARGKDVAVCFDFNKNETYRIPDDLREIMSKY, via the coding sequence ATGGATGACCTTTCCTTATACAAGCTTAGCTTAGAAATACGAATAGATTGGAGCGATTTGGATATGTACAAGCATGTTAATAATCTCACCTTTCTAAGGTTTATGCAATCTGGTAGAGTTAAATTTTGGGAAGCTACAGGGCTTTCTAGTATGTTTGAAACTACTAACAAAGGGCCTATGCTGGTAAGTAGTCATTGCGATTTTCAAAAATCACTGTATTATCCGGGGAAAGCAATTATAAAGACTAGGTTAGATTATATAAAGAACTCTAGTTTTGGAGTAGAACATTTAATCTTAAATGAAGATCTCGAAATATGTGCGCGTGGAAAAGATGTAGCGGTATGTTTTGATTTTAATAAGAATGAAACCTATAGAATTCCAGATGATCTTCGGGAAATAATGTCTAAATATTAA